The following are encoded together in the Blautia obeum ATCC 29174 genome:
- a CDS encoding DnaD domain protein, which translates to MAMITLHNASLPEVTILSNTFIDNYMPEANGEFVKVYIYLLRALSSAPVSFSLEQMADRLLCTERDILRALKYWAKQQLLTLDFTDNNKLCGISLLTPVAPSSPTDAVQDEISVTSEQPKDQPVVRTEALTPDRVNELKQNEDIIQLLYVAEQYLGKTLSPTEIQKMLFFYDGLGMSADLIEYLIEYCVGHNHKSIRYIEKVALAWAEEGITSVEEAKQSGSRYNKDYFSILKALGITNRNPVETEITLMDTWLRTYGFSMEVIQEACNRTVLQTGQASFQYTDKILEGWKKKDVHTIDDIHTLDTEHKKRRQDRKAASSKPAQPSNNRFNNFQQREYNFDEYEKHLLNQ; encoded by the coding sequence ATGGCAATGATCACATTACATAATGCCTCCCTCCCGGAGGTTACGATCTTATCGAACACATTTATTGATAATTATATGCCGGAAGCTAATGGAGAGTTTGTAAAAGTATATATCTACCTTTTGCGTGCACTTTCCAGTGCTCCGGTTTCTTTCAGTCTGGAGCAGATGGCAGACCGTCTTCTCTGCACCGAGAGAGATATTCTCCGTGCACTGAAATACTGGGCCAAACAGCAGCTTCTTACTCTTGATTTCACAGACAATAATAAGCTTTGCGGAATTTCTCTTCTCACTCCTGTAGCTCCTTCCAGTCCGACGGATGCCGTGCAGGATGAGATTTCCGTTACTTCCGAACAGCCGAAGGACCAGCCTGTTGTCCGTACAGAAGCACTTACTCCGGACCGTGTAAATGAACTGAAACAAAACGAAGATATCATCCAGCTTCTTTATGTAGCCGAACAATATCTTGGCAAAACACTTTCACCTACAGAAATTCAAAAGATGCTTTTCTTCTATGATGGCCTTGGCATGTCTGCTGACCTGATCGAATATCTGATTGAATATTGCGTGGGCCACAATCACAAGAGCATCCGCTACATCGAGAAGGTGGCTCTTGCCTGGGCTGAGGAGGGAATTACCTCTGTGGAAGAAGCCAAGCAGTCCGGCTCCCGATATAATAAAGACTATTTTTCTATTCTCAAGGCTCTCGGAATCACCAACCGCAATCCCGTAGAGACAGAGATCACACTGATGGACACCTGGCTTCGAACCTATGGCTTTTCCATGGAGGTCATCCAGGAAGCCTGCAACCGTACTGTCCTTCAGACAGGTCAGGCCAGCTTCCAGTATACAGACAAGATTCTGGAAGGCTGGAAAAAGAAAGATGTACATACGATCGATGACATCCATACTCTGGATACCGAACACAAGAAACGCCGTCAGGACCGGAAAGCAGCATCCTCCAAACCTGCACAGCCTTCCAATAACCGTTTCAATAACTTCCAGCAGCGAGAATACAACTTCGACGAATATGAGAAGCATCTATTGAACCAGTAA
- a CDS encoding ATP-binding protein: MALQNFQYDIIMREYSRRQSQVQHDLEERRKEAFIRVPRLLEIDQEVAALSARKARSLLQGESDTVEDLKKDVAALAQERRTLLRSNGFSDDYLEPHYFCPLCQDTGYVDGQKCSCFKKSEVELLYTQSNLKEILKKENFEHFSFDWYSDTMKNEATGLTARETAKRAYNTARNFVDDFDKRAQNLFLYGSTGVGKTFLSHCIASELLKTAHCVLYFSAFDLFDRLAQTAFSRKSETDPGDDFILDCDLLIIDDLGTELTNSFVSSQLFLCINERISRRKSTIISTNLKLEDFSATYSERTFSRIASNYQMLKLIGKDIRIQKIFLGGK; this comes from the coding sequence GTGGCTTTACAGAATTTTCAGTATGATATTATTATGAGAGAATACAGCCGGCGTCAGTCCCAGGTGCAGCATGATCTGGAAGAACGCCGCAAAGAAGCATTTATCCGTGTTCCACGCCTGCTGGAGATTGATCAGGAGGTTGCAGCCTTGAGTGCCAGAAAAGCCCGTTCTCTTCTGCAGGGTGAATCCGATACTGTAGAAGATCTCAAAAAAGACGTGGCCGCTCTGGCTCAGGAACGCCGTACACTTCTTCGCAGCAACGGATTTTCTGATGATTATCTGGAACCTCATTATTTCTGTCCACTCTGTCAGGATACTGGCTATGTTGACGGACAAAAATGTTCCTGTTTCAAAAAATCCGAGGTCGAATTACTGTACACACAGTCAAATCTTAAAGAGATTCTCAAAAAAGAGAACTTTGAACACTTTTCTTTTGACTGGTATTCTGATACAATGAAGAACGAAGCAACCGGATTAACAGCCCGCGAAACAGCAAAACGGGCTTATAATACTGCCCGGAACTTTGTAGATGATTTTGACAAGCGCGCACAGAACCTATTTCTGTACGGTAGCACCGGAGTAGGCAAGACCTTTCTCTCTCACTGTATTGCCAGCGAGCTTCTCAAAACCGCACACTGTGTTCTGTATTTTTCTGCATTTGATCTGTTTGACCGTCTGGCTCAGACAGCTTTTTCCAGAAAATCCGAAACAGACCCGGGTGATGATTTTATCCTTGACTGTGATCTTCTGATCATAGATGATCTTGGGACAGAGCTTACCAACAGTTTTGTCTCCTCGCAGTTATTTTTGTGTATTAACGAACGTATTTCCCGTCGTAAATCCACGATCATATCTACAAATCTGAAACTTGAAGATTTTTCAGCCACCTATTCCGAGAGAACTTTTTCCCGGATAGCAAGTAATTACCAGATGCTGAAGCTTATCGGCAAAGACATCCGAATACAGAAAATATTTTTAGGAGGAAAATAA